The sequence ATACGGGATGGTGGCATATTGATTGGTTGAATAAGTCATCTTTGATCTTAGTAAAGCTCTGCTATCGTTGTGACAGACACGGTACGTGCATCTGAAATGCCGTTTATTGTTGTTGATCTCTATCGGTCGTCTTGGAAGGACTGGAACTGATGTTGACATAGTGTCTATGTTCACAGAATTTATTCACCGAATTTATTTTACAGTTTACTGTTGATTTTACATGGCAATGTAAATTCTTTAAAATTATTCCAGCTGGACAGTAAACGAGAGAGAAAACCTGATCATTTATATCTCATGGGTTGCATGTTATTGTTGTTTTTCTGCACCCAGTTACTCCCTTGATAGGTAGAGTAATGCGGAACTGGATGTTCTGTTGATGAGACATCCCTCCCGAGGATCAGGGAGAGAATCGTCGACGATATCGGTTAAATCCAATTGCgtctcatctaaattctcacaccAAGGAATGCCTCAGGTGTTGGTGATTACTCTGTTGCTAGATTTAGCAAGAGTACGCTTGCTTGATTCAACATGTATTAAAGTCCTTGCAAGGCTTGCCATGTAATCACAGCGATTGTTTCGTCTGGAAATATGCTTGGAAGCATAGACGAAAAACCTCTAGTTCGAGGTATGTCAATCTAATCAGATTACGTACATATTCTCTTTGAGTGATGAGTTGATATATCTCCTGATGAGGAGCACATCCGTAAAAGTTGCGTTGATATCTCGTGGTGCAGATTATCCGCAAAATTTGGTACCAATGGATTATAATATCCTCATACTCTAGAGAATGATGTAAGATCGTTTGTTACTGATTGTTAACTTACTGTCGATAATGTTcagagtagctactgaaatcGTTGTGGATATATATCCCCTTTGCAAAGGAATTATCGACAAAGTTCATATGATTGGCAGATATGGATCTCAGTCCATATTGAGTTGTTCTCTCACTTGTATCTGCTTTTAGGATCTCAGTCCTAGCATCCACGAATTTTAGTTTGAAAGCTGATGCTTATAAGAAAACATAATGAGAGAATTAAGGTCGCTTGTTTTATAGCGCTAACCTTGAAAAAGAGTTTCCACATACACTAACCAGGTTCCTGGAAGTATAGTTTTGCGGTCAGATATGACTCGACATATCACCTGGTGGTAACTGTGTATCTATAGTCGCGTAGATTTCAAAAGAAACTCTTATTTGTCAGTCGTTAATGTTGTATCATCCTAGTGATGCTTTGGGAATTGATGGTGagtatttttattattcttttgcaTTCATTGAATGGTTTTGCATTTGAACTTATTACTCATTAAACCATAGTCATGTTTTCTGTTTGAGACGTGCTACATTCCACTATTGTTAATATTCTACtacaagatttgcaaattcgatgAGAAAATATTCCCACCGTTTGAGGGAGGAAGGGCTATCGCCTGAAAAACGACGTGAAGTATCCTGGTTTGTACAAAGAAGTACCAGGATGTATCTCATCTGGATGTTTTCAGCAATGAAAGACATATAGAAGATTTGATATCTTCAGACATTGCAAACCATGTTTCTCAATGAGAAGATGTGTATGTAGTAGTAAGTGTGTCATTTAAAACACACCACAATGTGGATGACTAGTTGATTTAAGATATTCTGCACCTCCTGAAAGGAAGAGCCAGTCACAGTCATTGAAAGATAGTGCTCCCAAAGAGACTATCAGTGGAAGATCTAGTTTCTCTAAGTATAGTTCTCTTGATAAGAGAATGTCTCTGCAAAGGCTGTGAAAcctcaaaatgagaggatttccTTAAGGAATGCATGAAATAGAGAAATTTGTGATTGTAATCCAATGATTGTTGATGATATAATCAAAGTATCCACTGATACTGCCATAAGTGTTACTGGTTTTAAACCACTCTATATGGGAATGTCATCAAAGGTATGGTTAAACCAGGAGAGATCGAAGCAGGATAATAGATTTCTTACAAAATGCATAACATTGGTACTGCAGCCCGAACACTCTATAATGTGAGCCATGCTTAGCCACATGTGGGTGTTTGCAGTTCCGACATCCGATAATGTAGCCCCTAGTGGCTACAGATGGATGCATGTGCATAGTGAGAAAAGTAAAATCAACTAATGGCACAAGTCTTTTACAGGAATCTGAGATGGATTTATTTGTAACGTATTCCCTATTATGGATGCAACTACCTTTTGGGTATTTGTATGGAAGTCTCTAAAGGACTCGACTTGCATCTGGAGGATGTGGTTATTGCGAATCTATATGAAATACAGATAACTGCTGGTTTCCACCTATCAGTAAAATTACCATGTCATGTGCATTTGCTCAATAAAGATGAAAGTTGTCAATCGTCTAAGTGAATGCTTATATTATCTAGGGATATGTGAACCATCTTATATGCCCATATACTATGCATTTACTAGATTTAATATATACAACATCTACTTTATTGGAACTTCTGAAGAGTTCTCcaaagcacaaaaatgcttaaagcagAAGTTCGAGATGAGAATCTCGGTAAAACAAAATTGCAGTCTGAACATTGTAACTAGAAGTCCATTAATTTCGTCAACCTTGAAGGTGTAGACACATTTAGATGGACAAGCTAACACGATTACAATCATTCGATCTCTTACTTTAAAGATTGATCGATTTCCATCTCAACAAAGGAGATGTATCACTCTGTGGTTTGTATTACACAAAATATGTGTAAATAGTATATCAGCTAAAATATGCTATAGATACCTGATATTGGGTTTGTGGTAAACATGTAAGTCTGGCTCTACCCACCACCAATATAGATACATTGGTCTGAAGAGAGTTCCCTTCAGCTTCGTGGAACCATTAAGCTTGATCTTTTGAATAAATGATCGCTGaatgtctcccacagagaaaagCTAATCGGACTGCTTGAGGTTTTGATATTTAACAGGTTTGTTGAAGCAGCTAAACATTCTCCTAGCTAATAGTTTGGTAATAAAAGATACTTGTTTTCCTCCAATCGATCACGATTGGTCAGTCAAAGCTAGTGGAGAATAAACGGTTGTGTTATCAGAAGATCATTCAGAAATTGCATAGAGGAAAATCAGACTGGCTCTCTCAACCGAAAGAAGATAAAACGCAGCTGAAGGCATTAGATGATGGCTCGTGATCTCTATGCAATTATATCGAACAAAGTGATTAACTAAGAAGGCTACTCACCAGGGGGAGTAAATTCATAGAAGGCTATGGATATTGGGCATGTTTGACCTTGcgtcgtgtactctttttccttagtcaaggttttgtcccgctgggttttccttgtcaaggttttaatgaggcatgtGAGTCCACTGTTATCCGCAGTTCgacgtgttgtactctttttccttcgtcctggTTTTTATCCATCTGGGTTTTTCcgggcaaggttttaacgaggcgaCATCTGCGGATCTACCATTGTTCTGGGTACTCATGTTTTCCTACGtacaggttttgtccctctgggtttttcctgccgaggtttttaatgagataacaaccTTAGAACGATGAACATCATGTTCATAGAATTTTTGGCGGTATCAGTGATCGGATTACCACACTATACTCTTAAGGTTTTTACCGAACACGGTTTTTCCTGATAAGTTCGACACGAAGTCAAACAAGCTACATCGACAGTATTGTTGTGAGCTTAAGTGTTCACGTTTTATCCCAAAGGGTTTTCTTGACTTATGCGTTCAGATTTTCCCAAATGGTTTTCTTGGACGACTATAACGAAGGGAGAAAATCTGCAGTGACCAACATCGTTTTAAAGCTACCAAGATTGTAGTCTCTTCTCTCGGCCAGTTTTTGTCCCAGTTAGATTTTTCTGGAAAAGTTAGGACGAAGCAAACATCGAACGGTGGATCAttcaagggggagtgttatgtaAATTCAATAATAGGTGGATGACCCACCGATTGCCACATAACCATGTGGGCCCCGCACAAAATCTCCATGGAAAAAACACATATGCAGTTGATGTGTCAATTATATAGGGATGATTATCCCTTAGCTAATGTTTATCCCCTTCTACTGCgacatttatatatatatgtgccCTAAGTACCTCTAACGAATGAAGAGAATGAAATGAAAAAGGAAACCCAGTCCCGTCTTTTCCTCCCAGCTTTCTTTCTTCTTATTAATTTATGCATATACTAATAACAACTGTGGTTGGTGTGAGATAGTGTTAATACCAATTTTAGTGATTGATGTGAACGGTTATGATACTTTGGTTAATTTGCATATTAACAGAGAAGAGAGACGATGATAacataaaaaaatcaaatcatttccatttccatttccatttccatttttatttccatcaaaattaagaaTTTCATATCAAACGAAAACATTATCGACAATCACCCAATCCACTAAAGTAGGAAATTTTTCATTTTAGCTCGAATTAGGTACTTTTCAATTAACCCAATCCTCTAGAGTAGGTTTCAATAACATGCAGTCACTCAAAAATCCAGTTTTTTGAAATCAAAGCTTTCTGGGTTTATAAGAATCGGTCTATGTCAATGGACTTGTAAACCGATTGCATTTAGAAACGGTTgttgttcatgcccacaaagaccgattatCCTGGATGGGAATTCTGgttggaggaaattgaaccagaatcggtttacgttaatggccacatagcccgattctggtatggaagagataattatttttatgtgtttttttttttgttagaatcggattacatgagcatttttataaaccgattcttgtTGTGCAATGCcaggaatcggtttttatatatgcatcgtgtaaaccgattctggttaacacattttttttccagttaatactcgatcataaaatgtgtatgaaatcatactcgataTCATTTCGattacaaatgaaaatgaaaatagtaCTCAGTTTGAAAACGAGTATAACTTTATACTCGAATTGAGAACGAGTATAACTTCTTAAACGATCTGAAATTGAGTATGACTtcatactcattcttaactcgggtatagaatgaattttaattttatttgatgtttaacaacacataattcacagataatttttttttttacccacaatcggtttatgttcaagCACATATGAACCGATTctggataatcggttgattttcatgtccttataaaccgattttgggtagAAGCAAGTTTCAAAAaatctctgtatgtttttgaggTTACAATCGGTTGATACCCCAAtgacaacataaaccgattctgagttggtgttcttcaaaaaaattcaaaattttaaaattttgaagTTTATACGATTCATTAACACAaattaatttcacatctaacacgatATTTTATCACTAATCAcctgaattaacactaattaattagGGTAACTTagccattaaaaaaataaaataattggttAAAGGGTTTCTAGAAATTACTTCTTAATGATCCtttttttgtcatgtagctataggTCCCAATTTAACCAGATTCTTAAAGGGCAAGTTTGTTAGGCCTCCAGTGTTGCTTAGTTTTAGTATTATAACATCTCTCTGAATCATCATATCATAGTATGCAGAAAAATAAATCAAAGGTCTTGAAGAAATGTGAAAAACAGCACCACAACCGGCTATAAACTATATCCACTGAGATtcaaaacaaaactgatgcaacGACTCTGCTGGGGATCGAACTCAGAGTCTCTGGTTTCGTAGACCAGCGCCTTATCCATTGGGCCACAGAGTCACCTGTCTGATGCTTTATTTCAACACTGATAAATCTGGGTTGGACTAATTCAAATTTCTTCTTTTGGACATACAGTGAAGGGATGGGCTTCAAAGAATGGCGTGCGGTTGCTTGGCCAAGTTGAGtcatagttcatgaaaaaacttattttgaggcatactagatttttttgaggcatactagataatgtgaaaatagggtcactaaataaaaaacaacatcacccctcatccaccatttttgataatgacataactatccttatataattagtgtaaatgattatgattagaattgattaattatgaattttaaggattgattaaacattaaattattagtggtgaattagtagaaaaataaaatttatgtgagagagttgggatttttgagaagaagaagaagaagaagtgaagaaaaaaagcttgggttttgacttttgagattttagtgattagaagtgaccaaaatatgtgattcaaatcagaggtaaacttctatcgaggtttaatttccttttataagttgaatctgccaaaaaattgaatttttaaaacccagatctgctgaccagatgaatagttcggctgataacttttgagccgaacctctgtttttttttgaaattatacctaggttcggctgataacttgtcagccgaacctaggtataatttcaaaaaaacagaggttcggctcaaaagttatcagccgaacttcactcagaaactgaatcatccactaggttcggtttgaaaaattgaggttcggctggaaaattgaggttcggctgaaaatattgtaaagtcgcattagccgaacatagtgtttctctaaatcatacactaagttcggctcaaaattgatactgcaagatcagccgaactgatcttctgaaaaccctaatttcatctttgaaatcatattctaccgatcaaacaaaataaagtaaacaaaaacaagatgggtttgttacgcgtacattctaaaatacatctaagagcaattgagatttggatttcgcattccaacatcgctcacttcgattcgtgtttcctttgtttgattaatttctttattgaattggagtcctaaatgtttaagtttaaagtttattttgatttttaattttaggtttttgaggataaggaaactatgacaaattgaaattatttagggatatatagATAATTACATTATCTTTAGAcacccttataaacccaccctagaaaatataatggatgagtatgcctcaaaaaaaaaagaatgagtatgcctcaaaataggtttctttaTGAATCTGTTAGTATTATCAGAAGTTCAATGTTTTGGAGGACTTCAATTACAGTATATAAGCAAGGATTGTATTCAACAGGCAGAACTTTATTGCCCAAGAAGTTCCTATGAAACAAATTTGCAGGTCAGTAAAGACATCTATTCATATATTTACGCTACAGTATTGCCGTATTGGAGATCACCTTCTCAGAAATCTATTCATATATTGATGCAAGGGTAGCGATCAATCAGAACTATAAAGATGTAGATTGATCCGTTCATTTTACATTTGTTCTCTTCATTTCTCAGTACCTTTGCCAAGCAACTTACTAAAATCAATTTCAGCTTTCAAAGACAGAATCACAAGAACAGAAAACCAGAACCTGGAAAGTTTTGAAAATCTGCGGAACAGAAATCTTAGATATCAGCAGCGACACGTTTGTACAACTCAGAAGGCAACCTTGGGGTAGGAACTGCTAGTAACGGTGTCCTCATGTAGGTCACCAGACCAGGGTTTTCCGACATGTCAAGTTCCTCGGGCTTCACCCCTTCGGTTGGGTTCCAACAGAAATGGTGCAATAGATGACCCAACATTGATGCCACCAAGTTTATTCCTAATTGTGCACCAGGGCAGACACGACGCCCTGCACCAAAGGGTAATAGCCGATAATCGTGACCTTTCATGTCGACGTCCTCCTCCATGAAACGCTCAGGACGGAACTCAAATGGTTCTTTCCATACAGCTGGATCACGCGCTACAGCCCAGACATTTACGTGAACATTAGAACCCTTGGGGATATCATAACCACCAATCTTGACATTGGCATTGGCCTTGTGAGGCAACATAAGCGGAGTTGGTGGGTGCAGCCGCAACGCCTCCTTGGCAATTGACATCAGGTAAGGGAGATTCGAGAAGTCCAACTCTGTCATTACACGTTCAGTTCCTACAACTCGATCCAGTTCCTCCTGAGCCTTCTCTTGAACCCTGGGGTTCTTAATCAGTTCTGCCATAGCCCATTCAACTGATATCGCTGTTGTGTCCATACCTGCTGTGATCATGTCCTGCAAACATAAATTTGAATACAGCATTACTTACAGAATTTTCAAATGTACTGATTTTTGAAGGGTAAAAGTAAATTTAGACTAACCCAGAGAAGGCCAATAATGGTATCTTCACTAAGATCATACTGCTCTTGAACAGTTAGCAATGCATCAACAAAATGCTGCTTAGCACCACCGCTGGTCTGACGAGCAAGAGTATGTTCATCCATAATAGCTCTGGTGAGACGGTCCCTGCGAGCTCCGTGCTTTGCAAAGGCTTCTTCCTCAAGTGGGAACAAAAATCTTAGCCATGGAATATGTTCAGCCATTGCTAGCGACGCACCGAGCTTTAAACCATTAGCAACAATAGCTTTAAATTCTAGTCCTTGTTCATCCATTATACCTTCTGAATTCACAAATCTTTTACCAAATGCTAGCCTAGTTATGTTGTTGAATGCTACCCCACTTAAATAGTTCTTCACAGTCAGACTTTTCCCACTCTTATCTACACAAACATTTATTAAATCAAATTAATTGCCATTAAAATCACTAAACAcaaaaattagaagaagaaaaaaaagatagcTTGGGTTAGCTAGTTAactttatatatattttctttgaccCATGATATATATTGAAGGTGTGACTAAATTTAGTTAAATTAGCTAGCTACTTCACTGCAAATAATTTACTCGTGCTGGGACATTTATGATCTAGCAGCATCATAATTGACTATTGAGAAACACGAAATATGTTATGGAAAGCAAAGAGTTCATTTAATTGAATTACCTGGTTTAGTGCAGCCATTAAAGATAGATTCAACCATGGCAGTGACTTCATCTTCTCTAATAGGCCTAAGAGCTTCAATCCTTTTAGGTGAGAAAAGTTCAAGTGTACAAACTTTTCTAACCTTAACATAATGAGGACCATAATCAGCCCAAATAAGATCCGTACCATCTCTACTGAATTTCGCAGCTGATCGGCTCCTGTGCCTATCAGCCAACTGCTGATCTTTTTCTTTCAACACCTGTTTAGCTAACTCTGTATTGGACACGACGACATTCAACGTAGAACCGAACCAAACCGAAATGATTGGTCCGTAAATCTTCGACCAGTCGTAAAAACACCGGAACCTTACCGGTTTGATGTCGTAGAGATTACCCACTATTGGCCATGGACGTGGACCTGGTGGAAGCTTGAACCTTAAACGTTGGAATATATTGTAACTCAGGATTATAAAGAGTATTGCAGAAACAAATATGAAAATTGCCATGAAtgacaagaagatgaagaacaaagaaATGGGAGGGCAAGTAGTTTTAGAGGATTGTTGAAAagtttataaaagaaaaaaaaatggaatagGTAGGAAGTGCGGTTGGTGAACTTTTTTTTGACATTTTTTCTTTCGTATGCTGAAAGTGTTTTAGCTCAAGTAGTTGGTCAATGATCTAGTGCTTTGAGGAGTTGATGGGTAAATGAGCAGCATCTTATATGTTTGAGTGACAGGTAGAGCTGAAAGGCTGAGATTAAATGATTATTTGGAATAAAATGAAAATTAGTTTGTAGGTGAATGGATGGGATGGGATAGAGATGATGGGAACAGACAACTTGGGAGTTGGTGAAGGGTAGGTAAAGACAGAGAAAGGTATCAGTCAAAAGGAGCATGACATGAGACATACTTGAAAGGGAAGGATACCAATAAAAAAAAGGGACTAGCGGCCGATAGTatatgaccaaaaaaaaaaaaaatcaacagccAAAGGGTTTGTTGGTTGGTCATCTTGACTTTCTGGGCATGGAAAAGTTGTGGCTGACCCATGGCACCTCTGGTTAAACCAAAGTGAAAGAAAATAAACCAAATTGAGAGCAACCTGAATCCCTGACCGAATTATGGGACAGTTCTTGCATGTGAAAGCTTGCCCTtgccaaaaacaaaaaacaaaaaaggcaagcGTTGGCCAAACAGTACAATGGGGAatggggatttttttttcttaataattgCTGATTTAACTAGAAGCATAACTGACCGAGTTTAAGATAAGAAATAAATTCCTACTTAGTTTGTTAAAAAACAACGTCTTCGTTTCACAAACCAAAGTTTCAATAGAGAAATTTCGGATACTTAAAACTctaacttcttttgttaatttGTCTAAAGAAAGCAGTAAAATCCTATTCCTAAATTGAAAACAAACATTACTAATGGAGATAAAAAGTTCTTGGCATTTTTTTATGGCAGAGATCATATTCTTGCAGTCACTCAAAAACAGACAGGAGCTAATCTTCAATATTTTGATCTACATAAGAGCTTATGAAACGCCTTAGCTTCAGCATCTATGGGTTAGCTGCCCAATCAGAACCTACTGTGAATTCACATATAACATCCTGAAACATTATTGATAGAGATGACATACATATCCCATTGGGTTATTATGCTTTCTGTAAGAATCATCAAATCGAATAATCTAATCAAAGGTCACTGAATTTTCTAACTCCAAGAAGACATCACGGTTCTTGGCCATTTGAATTGTCTTATCTCTTTTAATCTTATTAGTTAAGATTAAAGGATCAGGACTGACACATCATTTCTATGATTCCAAATGGACCAAAGTATGAAAACAATCACTGTAATGTTTTTTTTAGGggctattttatttttggtactcaggttttatctaatttttgagtttggtctaacatttatccagcttggtgtttggtacttgaaaaTAACGTTGACCCAACTGACTTCTGTTAAGAAATTAATATATAATTTAAAAAATTGTAAAAATGTAATTATTAGATGGGATTACTATCATACCCTTCATTCACATTTACATTAGATCCAACAGCTTTAATAAGCTCATTCATCCTACGGCCGTGATATGAAACATATATTAACCCTAAAGCTaactctttcttttccttttatacTCTCTTCTTATTCCGCTTCTACTGTTAGAAACCCCAAAATTTAAgaattcttcgtcttcttcgatATGAGGGTGTAAGCCATGGTGATTTCGTGGAAGGTATGTTTCTAATCAACATGACAGGTAAGACACATGGGGAAAAGAAGAAACGgtgatttctgctgctgctattgttgaCGAGATGTAATGGTGGCGGCTGATTAAGATGGAATTGGAGATTTTAAAAGAGGGGTTTTGAATATGATATTATGCTCTTCAATAATTGATGGAAATTTATGAGTGCAAGCTTGATTTGAGATTGATTTTATATCTTTGATAGCAACGGTGAAGCTAGGGTTTGAGTTCAATGAAGAGATGGGTTATGTTGGAGGAATTCCGGGTGTGATAAAGCTTCTTCTGATGAAATCAAGAGTGAAAGATGGAGTTACAGTGCTTTAATTTGAGGCATAGTGAAGCAGAATGGTGAGAGATGCTTCCGTCACTGATTGGGTTGTGCCAAAGCTTAGATAATAAGGAAGAAATGGTCTTGATGGGTGTTTGTTGTAGCCGTGAGTCTGAGATGGAaatggagatgggtttgaggttaTGGTGGTTGTTGTTAAAGATCAGTTGAATTGTTAGTTAGACTTGGAGGTGCAGCTGTTGAGTTGGTGGAGAAATTGTTTGACATAggagacggtggtggtggtggtggtggtggaggtgatgggaTGTCGAGAGGTGGAGGAAACACTCTGTGAAGAACAGTCATGgaaaagaaaatatcaaaattttcagttGTTGCCAAACTTTTACCCCCTTTCGGTTTGAACTCAAGGTTATACTAGTAAATTCgctcaattactagattttatattaatttttgaaaaatgcTAAA comes from Papaver somniferum cultivar HN1 chromosome 7, ASM357369v1, whole genome shotgun sequence and encodes:
- the LOC113298939 gene encoding cytochrome P450 98A2-like; this encodes MAIFIFVSAILFIILSYNIFQRLRFKLPPGPRPWPIVGNLYDIKPVRFRCFYDWSKIYGPIISVWFGSTLNVVVSNTELAKQVLKEKDQQLADRHRSRSAAKFSRDGTDLIWADYGPHYVKVRKVCTLELFSPKRIEALRPIREDEVTAMVESIFNGCTKPDKSGKSLTVKNYLSGVAFNNITRLAFGKRFVNSEGIMDEQGLEFKAIVANGLKLGASLAMAEHIPWLRFLFPLEEEAFAKHGARRDRLTRAIMDEHTLARQTSGGAKQHFVDALLTVQEQYDLSEDTIIGLLWDMITAGMDTTAISVEWAMAELIKNPRVQEKAQEELDRVVGTERVMTELDFSNLPYLMSIAKEALRLHPPTPLMLPHKANANVKIGGYDIPKGSNVHVNVWAVARDPAVWKEPFEFRPERFMEEDVDMKGHDYRLLPFGAGRRVCPGAQLGINLVASMLGHLLHHFCWNPTEGVKPEELDMSENPGLVTYMRTPLLAVPTPRLPSELYKRVAADI